A window of Aquila chrysaetos chrysaetos chromosome 19, bAquChr1.4, whole genome shotgun sequence genomic DNA:
CTAGAACCCAAGCCCAGAACCCAGAATCACAGCCCAGAACCTGAATCCAGAACCAGAATCCAGAACCAGAACCTAGAACCAGCGCCCCAGCCTAGAACCCAGAGCCCAGAACCAAAACCCGAGCCCAAAACTAGAACCAGAACCCAAACCCAGAGCCTCAGCCCAGGCTCCAGCCCCAGGTGTCCCGGTGCCGCCTGGGCGCCAGCTGCCATCGGCGAGGCGTGTGGTACTCACCGtcccagcccggccccggcacAGCGGGAAGCCAAAGGCATGCAGTAAGGAAGAGGGGACTTGCCAGTCGGTGTATTACCATCGAGTGTACCTGCAAACTGCCGCTCGGCCGTGCCGCGGCTCCCAAACTTGGTGACGAGCTTGCCGTTGGACTGGAAGATGAAGACGCAGCAGGCCTTGTTGTCCACCACGATGATGTGGCCGTTGCGGTCCACGGCGACGCCCTTGGGGCCCATCAGCCGCCCGGCCCCGATCTTGGTCTGCGGCCGGGGAGGGGTGTCAGGGCCGGGTGCGGAGCCGcggcccccccgcccggccgctGCCCCCTCACCTTGAATTTGCCCTCAGGGGAGAAGATGCTGACCCAGCGGTTGTCGTAGTCCGCGATGATGATGTCCCCGTTCATGTCCACGGTGACGCCGGTCGGGCGCTGGAGCTGGCCGGGGGAGCGGCCCCGCACCCCGAACCGCAGCCGGAACTGCCCCTCGTTGGAAAACACCTGGGGGTGCAGCGACGTGGGCATCAGCCAGGCgggggggcgggccggggccggggccggggccttCAGTCCTACCTGCACGCACTGGTTATTGCTGTCGGCCACCACGATGCGGCCACTGCTGGAGGTGGAGATGCCCTGGAGGTTGGTGAACTCCCCCTTCTCCCGGCCGCGGCTTCCTGCGGCAGAGGGAGGCAGGTCAGGGGGGGCCCATCTGCCCTCAAGAGCCCCAAGGAGCCCCCACTAGCCCGGGGAGACCTGGGGAGCCCCGAGGAGCCCCTGCCGCTCACCCACGCGGAAGATGAGCTCGTCCTCGATGGGgttctctttcttcttgccGCTGCTGTACATGCTGGAAGGGCGCCGGACGGCCTTCTGCCGGATGTGCCCACTGCTGGGGGACTTGACACGGCGCTTGACGTCGTCGGGAGAGGGGGGCACGTCGGAGGCCTTGACGGCGCGGACGCGGAAGGGGCTGCCACGGATGGGCTGCCCGTAGAGcaggatggagaggaggaagtCGCCCTCGGCGCGGGGGGTGTAGAGCAGCTCGTAGGTGCCGTTCTTGTTGTCCTGCACCTCCGCCTCGGCCGCGCCGCCGTCCGGCGCCGTCACCTGGAAGCGCAGGCTGGCGCTGCCACTGCGCACCAGCTCCCCATCTTTGTCCTTAGTGGTGACGCTGAGCGAGGAGGGCTGCCCCACCACAGCGTGCCGCAGCCCCTCGCCCGTGGCCACCGTCTTGTGGGCCGTGGCGCTGGTGGTGATCAGCACGCCCAGGTTGAGTATGGATTTGCGGACACCCTCAGTCTCCACCACATAGTCGAGCTGGGCGTTCTCGTGGGGGTGCTCGGGGAACTCCTGGCTGGCCAGCTCGCTCAGCCGCTCGCTCATCTGCTTCTTTACCAGCAGCACCTCGGTGGCGGTGCCGTGGTGCAGCGCCTGCTCGGTGAAGGCGCAGCTGCTGAGGATGCTCTCCTGGCCCTGGCGCAGGGCGTCCAGCTGCGCCTGCAGCACCTGCCGGGACAGGGCAGGTCACCCTCACCGCCGGGCCGGGACCCTCACCAGCACCTGGACCCCGGCCGTGGTTCTGGCCGGCCCTCGCAGCACTGCGCCTggagcccagctgcctgcacaggcagggctggctggcacTGTTGGCACTGCCAGGGCACGTTCACCCTTTCCAGGAAAGCCGGGCAGGGGGCACAGGGGAGGGACGCCGGCGCAAGGGCACGGCGGTGCGGGGGCACGGCGGTGTGGGGGTGTTACCTTCTGCTTGGCCCCACAGGTGGCCTCCAGGTCCCGCACCAGCAGCCCCTTGCGCTGCCGCAGCGCCGTCTCCAGCTCCTCGAAGGTGCTGCCGATCTCCGACACCGCCTCGTTCTTGCGCTCCACCAGCTGCTGGCTGATCTCCGACACCAGCCCGATGGCCGCCGCCAGCTGCGGGAGCCTGCGGAGGAGCCGGGCGCTGGGTGGGCACTGCTGGAGGGGACCCCCAGCAGACCCCCAgcgccccccccggcccccttGGCCCCATACCTGCTCCTGACAgcatccagctgctgctgcagggctgccttGTGCTGCTCCACCACATCACGCAGCGGCACAGTGACATGCTCCCGGTGCTCCCCCTCGGTGCACTCGCGGCACATGGCTGTCTCGCACGGCTCACAGTAGAACTCCATCACCTGTGCAGGGACACTCAGGGCTGCCCACAacggccccccccagcccctggacCCCCGCAGGTTCCCAGCCCCCCTGAGCCCCTACAGCCCCCCAcagctcctccccagcccctgcagcccccctggaGCCCCAGAGCCCCACCGGGGCGACCCACCTTGCCCTCGTGGttggggcaggagaggggctggcCGGTGACGGCGCTCACGGGGTCCAGGCCACGGCCGGGGTGGGGGCCGCAGCTCTCGGGGTCCCGCTGCAGCACCTCCATCAGGTTGGTGATGAAGAAGTTGTTCTGCAGGGCGGCGACGCCGCGCTCGGGCAGGATGGAGGTCTGGCGGCAGACGGGGCAGGAGAGGGTCAGGCTCTGGGGCGGGATATAGTTCTGGAGACACCTGGGGCAAACGGGGACAACCAGAGGGTCAGGACCCGCGCGGAgcggggcagcagggaggggagctgggggggcaaagggacggacggacagacagaCTGGAGGGATTGGGGtgcctggggcaggagcagagggatggggctggaggggcaggcagacagcaggacagacagacaggaggGATCAGGGTGcatgcagcaggagcagagggaggggcAGACAGACAGCAGGACGGACAGATGGACAGGAGGCGCCAGGGTGcatggggcagcagcagaggaatggGGCTGGAAGAGCAGATAAGACAGCGGGACGGACGGATGGACAGGAGGGCTACGCTGCAGCACACCACAGTGTGTGggccaggagcagagggagggggcCGGAAGAGCAGACAAGACAGTGGGACGGATGGACAGACAGGAGGGCTACACTGTGGCACACGGGGGGGTGCTGGAGCGAGAGCGGGGGCCGGAGGGGCAGACAGACGGCAGGACAGATGGACAGGAGGGCTGCACCACGGTGCCTGTCAGGACCCGCAGCCAGAGCCCGGAGGGGTGGATGGACAGACGGACAGGAGgggagaggccaggcagggctgggctggggaaggggctggggcagagccaggggCAAGTGAGGGtctggggggagggggcggcagtggggggcagggggtcTCTGGGGgggcacagagaaagcagacatCAGTACAGAGCCCACCACCGCCAACCCCAGGTgcagccccccgccccagcctggccccaggcGTACCCCTGGCCCCCCACGCTGGTGGATGCCAGTGCTGGATcagctgcccagctgctgcagcccacgggGACGAGCAGGGTTAGGGGCAGTGGGGGGCTCGGGTGACACAGGGACAGGCTCCGCAGCCCTCGTGGGCAGCGGGGTCCTGGCCCCCACGTGGGCTGGagagggggggggcagctgtggggtgcaggggggccccagctccccacccctgggggtgcaggggggctCAGCCCTGTCTCTCACTGGAGAGGGGCAGGGGCGTGCAGGGGTGCCATGGGGCCCTGGCTCACCACCAGCTGTGGGGGGGCCGGGGTGGCAGAGGGGGCCTCTGGCTGCCCCATGGCAGGTGTTGGGGGATGCGTGGGGAGGGCGGGCTGAGGGGGGGAGGCTCCACTTTCACTGGGGGTTTGGGGGATGCTCAGGGGAGGCAGTGGGGTGCAGTGCTTGACAGCTGGGAGACAGCAGGGATGCAGTGTGCGTGCAAAAAGGTGCAGCAGGGATGCAGCAGGGCCCAGGGACACAGCAGGGAATGCAGCAGGGatgcagtgcagtgcagtggGGCACAACAGGGATGCCGTGGAGATGCAGTGCAGTGCCGTCTGGGTGCAGCGGGGATGCAGTGGGGATGCCGTGGGGATGCAGTGCAGTGCAGCGGGGGTGCAGTGGAGCACAGCAGGGGTGCAGAGCGAATGCCAGGGGGTGCAGGGaccccagctcccctcctgcaggagctgcgtggggagggtgctgggggagcgCAGTGGGACACAGCAGGGGGTGCACAGCGGGGCCCGGGGCGCAGCGGAGGGGCGCAAGCCGGGGGATGCAGTGGGATGCAGCAAGGCACAGCAGGGATGCAGCAGGGACGCAGGGAGAGGGACGCAGCAGGGCCCAGGGGCACGGTGGGGACGCAGCAGGGCCCTGTCAGGGTGCAGCGGGTCCAGGGGCGCAGGTGGGGCGTGGCGGGGTCTCACCTCTCGCAGAAggtgtgcaggcagggcagcacctTGGGGTTGCGGTAGCGGTCAAGGCAGATGCTGCACACCAGGAACTGTTTGTCAATCTGCCGCACCACCGGGCTGGCGCTGGCCTCCCGCTTGGCCATGGCAGCGTCCCCGCGGCCCCACGGCGCTCAgcctgggggcagggagggtcagcggggctggggcggccCCACTGCTCCCCGCGACCCCCAGGATCGGGCCCCACGGCCGCCCCACGCTGGGCACGCCGGAGCCCCCTCGCCCCACGGGGGTCACCCGCGACCCTTGGCCCCACCTGCTCTGGGGTGCacgggggttggggggggggggtgtccccccgcccccccccccccccccccgctcacgGTCCCTGGGCACCCAgagccagccccacagctcccgggacccacagctctgccctgcGCCCCAGCGCCGGGGTGCCCATAACCCTCACCCCATAGCGGCGGACCCCGCGCAAagcccccgcccgccccaccGTCCCCCCACGCtgatccccccctcccccgctcccGTGTCCCGGGCACTCCCGGGCTGGGgtccccccgcaccccccggCGCCTCCGCGCACCCGCGGGCCGGACCCACGGGGGACACGCCgtctacccccccccccccgaaaaaacccccgcgccccccggcccggccccgctcacGGCGCTGCGGCGGCCCCGCGCTCCaggccccggcccggccccgccccggccgccaTTGTGCGGCACCGCCCGCCCCGACGGCACCGCCCCCGCGGCGGGATAGGGGCTCCGGAcagcgggcggggggcggcggaggggaTGGAGTTGAGGGGGGGGGCACGACCGGGGAGCCGCAGCGGCTGCGGGTCCCCGCCGCGGTGCTGCGGGCACGGCACGGCTCCACATCCCGCCCCCCCTtgtccctgcccacccccccgcGCCCCGTCCTGGCCTTGTGTGTCCCCCCCGTTCCTCCttgtgttccccccccccccattcctccttgtccctgtccccccctcctgtccctgtccccaaccTCGTGTCCTTGTCCCCAGACCCCCCAAtcctcctgtccccagcccccaCCCCGCTCGTCCCTCTCCCCTatccttcctctccctgtgccccccaccttgtccctgtccccccgcCACCCCCTGTCCCCGTCCCACCCACgcctccccccagcccatcCAGGCTACCCCCCACTCGTGACTAGCCGGCGCTGCCCCCCCCAAAGGACCCACCGGGGCCCATNNNNNNNNNNNNNNNNNNNNNNNNNNNNNNNNNNNNNNNNNNNNNNNNNNNNNNNNNNNNNNNNNNNNNNNNNNNNNNNNNNNNNNNNNNNNNNNNNNNNCCCACctcaccccccccgccccatccctTGCTAGCCCCCTCCGCACGGCGGGCCtgtgtccccgtcccctccatccccacgcgtgacacccccacccccacgcGTGACACCCGCCCCCACTCACCCCCCACGCAGCCCCCTCCTCGCTTCAGTCCCCCCCGCGGGCCGGCAGCGCGCAtcctcggcccggcccggctcggcgcGGCAGGGACTGCGCCAGGGATgggcagggaaggcagctgcCAGACCGGACCGCACCACGGCGAGGTGGGAGGGGGGGTCACACGCTTTTTACCCCCCTCGGACCGCGCGGGACATCCCCCCCACTCGCAGACCACCCACTCGGGAACGGCGAGGCGTTGCTCCGCGACGCCTCGCCGTTTCCGAGTGGGGGGTCCGCGAGGGAGGGGTCCCgtaggagggaggggggaggagagcaggatgCAACCCCCCCCAGCACGAATGGTCGGGTCCGGGCTGTGGCTCTGCAGTGGGGGGGGCTCCGGGCGCGCCCCCCTGCATCCCCGGGGTACCCGGCTGTCGCCACGGCAACCGCATCCCGCCCCGATGtggtcccgtcccccccccccaaagtggggaggggggggtcccggcTGGCAGACCCCAAAGTGTGTGGGGGGCACAGTGTACACAGTGCGGGGGGGTGGGTGTGCTGTGTGTCCCCCCTCTTCTTGTATGGACACGGGTGGGGGCAGAGCCCACTCGCAGCTCAAATGTGGGGTGCAGCCGGccccggtgggggggggggggcagcaccctCTTACGAACACCAATGCGGGGGGGAGGCACGTGTGCACACTGTACCTGTGTGCATGCAGACacgccccccccacccaggtgtgtgtgtatgtgtaggTGTGCACGCTGTCCTCCCCACACAGGCGTGTCTGTCCCCACCCGTGTTTCTGAGCTCCCGTGGGGGTTtgcacagccctgccccacTCAGCACCTGCGCACGCCCacccctgtcctgctgctctctgctgccctTGGGGGACACGGAGACCCGCAGACCCTCGGGGTGAGCATGCCAGGCCCTGTGTTACCACCATCCCCCCGCCCGCACGCCACACGCCCCGGCACGCGCCCCGGCACACGCCCCGGCACGCGCGGGCTCACCTGCCTGCCGGAGCCATCCCCCTGTGGCAGGGGCCCCGGGCGGTCGGCAGGAGGGACGGAGGGGTCTCGCGGGATCTTTCTGGTGTCACCGTGGCTGGGTCTGGCCAGGCCCCGTGCTGCTGCCGGGTGCCGGCTGTGAGAGACCTGCCGGAAGGTGTGCGGGGGCGGGCAGGCGGGGGCCAGGGACGCTGCAGGCGTGGGGGCCCCGGGGTGTGGGTGCACCCTCGTGCGAGCGTGCAAGCAGCCATGGTGCGGGGCCGCCGGTGCACGCAGGGTCCCCGAGTGGGCACTGCCCGTGGGTGGCCGGGTGCAGTGGCCCTGGGGGGGGACTGTCCCCAACCTCATGGAGGAACCGGCCGGGCGGCATTCCCGCCTCACACCATCGCCATCCGCAGGGCCGCGCCAGCGTGGCACCACCGCCACGGCCACAGCCGAGCAGGGTCCCGGAAGGTGACCGGGGCGAAGTCACCCCTGACCGCCCCGTCTGCCCTGCGTGGCACAGCGACGGGGGCTGCAGGTGACAGCCACCAGTGACAACGGCCATGGCTGTAACGAGGCTTTTGGAACCTTCTCCCACCATCCTTGTACCCAGGGCATGACGTTACTGTTTGGAGGGCTGGACAACCAGGTGGGTAAAAAACAGGTTGGAGGGTTGGGCTCAGAGGGTGGTGGTTCACGAGCTGTGCTCTACCTGGAGGCAGGTGACAACTGGAGCACCACAGGGACCAGCCTGGGGACCTCTCCTGCTTAACATCTTCAGCAGTGACCCAGTGCAGGCACCGAGGGCACGCTTGTCGAGGTTACAAATGACACCAGCCTGGTGAGGGGGAAGCAGCTGGCATGCTCGAGGGCAGGACTGCATCCCCAGGGCCTCGGGCAGGAGGGCGGAATGGGCCGACAGGAACCACACGAAACTGAGCAAGGacaaatgccaagtcctgctcCGGGAAGCAGAGCACCCCTGCAACAGCACAGGCCAGGACTGCCAGGCTGGGGAAGCAGCTCCGGGGAAAATGTCCTGGGGGCCTGGGTGGGCAGCGAGCGGGACATGAGCCACAGTGCACCCTGGCAGCAAGGAgagcccagcagcaccctggCCTGCATGAACAGGGCACAGCCAGGAGGTCGAGGGCAGGCATTATCCTCCCCTCTACTCAGCCCTTGCTAAACCACATCTAGACACCCCATCTAGTTTTGGGGCCCCGGTACAGGAAAGACCTTGACAAGCTGCGGCGAGTTCAGGGGCGGCCACTGCGCCcgtcaggggctggagcacctgccctgtgaggagctgctgagggaCCGGAGCTTGCTCAGTCTTGGGGGGAGAAGGCTGCAGACCTAAGAGCAAGCTGCCAGCACCGATGGTGAGCTTCTCGAGGAAACGGAGCCGGGCTCTTCACAGTGGTGCACAACAAGAGAAGAAGAGACTACAGGCATCGGTGGAAATAAGAACTTCAAGCTGGACACCAGGGAAAGCTTTTTCCCTGTGAGGACCATCCAGTATTGGAGCAGGTTGCCGAGAGAGGCTGTGCAGCCTCCCTCCTTGGGGCTTTTCAGGATGCTACTGGATGAGGCtgtgagcagcctggtctgaccCCACAGCTGCCCCTGCTTCGAGAAGGAGGTTGAACCAGCGACCTCCGGGGTCCCCGGCCAGCCTGGCCCCCGCCTGgctctgcttcccctccctGGTCACGCTTCAGGCTGGGTTGCAcagccccaccccccccccgcaatgGCCCCCTGGGACGGGCTGCCAGGACAGGAGGGACCAGCACCAGGGTCCTGGGGCCGTGACAGTGCTGGCCGGGCCACGGTGATGGGAGGGCACGAGCAGCCCCACAGAGTGgctgggccaggctggggcagggggtggccAGCCCAGGCACAGCTCCCACGGGGGACAGGGTCCTGCATCACCCGCCTCTGCGCCGCCTGGCACGGCCGGCACCAGCCCAACAACAAAGGGCACAGTGATGGGGCCGGCGGAGGGCCCCGCTCGGCCGGGACACGGCCCCGGGCCAGCGCTGGGGCAGCACCGGGCAGGGGACGCGGCTGCTGCGGCGGCAGCACCAGGCGCTGCGGCAAGGCCATGAAGCCGCAGCAtggaggcggcgggcggggagctGCAGCCAcggggcccccccccgggcagctGGGCCAGCACCGTGCTGTGCCGTGCCTGACGCAGGCGGCCGGGTGCCGCCACGGCCTCGCATGATGACAACACGGGGCGGCAGACACACCCAGAGCATGGCCATCACccagggagcaggaggctggggaggtTCTCAGATTTTTATTACCACAACATACCACAACAAACCAGACGGGAGCAGGGACACAGGGAAGGATAAAACCAGAGaccagcccagcagccccggccccgcagcccctcaGCTGGGGGGGGCTCCGTGCCCCTTCCCGCCCGCCAGTCGCCGCAGGAAGCcgagcagggcagagcccttggggggggcggccgggggcggcTGGGGGCACGCCGACCTGCTCTGGGCCCCGCTCCGCTGGAAGAGGCTGGCCAGGCTGAAGAAGGgcgcagggctggcaggggctgaggctgtggccgggggggggcggctcgggcaggcagagctcaggGCCAGACTCGAAAAGCCCCCCCTGCCTGCTGGCCGGGGCGCCTGGGGAGGGCTGGTCACAGCCCCCCACCTCGGGCAGGgccggcagcgccggggccgTGTGCCGCCGCAGTGGGGCCAGGGGGGCTCCGGGCGGCCAGGTGGGACTCTGCCGAGCTGGGGGCAGGCGGGGGCTCCCGCAGCCTGGGGGGCCAGGGGAGCCAAGGGGGTCATCCCCCCTCGGGGTGGCCAGGCAGGGCTCAGAGCTGGGGCGTGGGGAGCGGAGGCTGTgccggctgggctggggtgTGAGTGGGAAGGGGCCGCGCGGCCCCATGTCCCGGGGAGCCACGTCCCGCGCGGAGCACGTGGCGATGGAACGACGCTTCAGCcgctcctgctccagctgctgccgcCGGTGCTGCGCCTGCTCCCGCACCCGGTTCTCCTGCGGGGCAGAGGCGGGTCGGGGCTGGCCGGGCGTGGGGTGGCAGAGCCCACACCGGCCCCACATGTAATGGGGGCGCGGGGGCCAGTACCTGTGCAGCGGTGAGGAGCCGGCCCGCGAAGCCGTGCAGGACGGCACACAGGTCCTGCAGGCCGCCAGGCGCCATGTCCTCGCAGAAGAAGTCGAGGGTGGTGGCCGCGGCGCGGTGCATCCGCTCCAGTGCATCCCACGCCCCGTGCAGCTCCTCCTCGGCCGCGCGCAGgaagggctgcagctgctgccccagcccctccacGCCCAGGCTCCGGGCCCCCTCCAGCTGCCCCGCCAGCCGCCGCAGCTCCCCCTCCACCTCCGCCACCTCGATCCTGCAGGGATACATGGGTCACCCATCCCGATGCTCcactcccctctgccccccctccctgccatgCCGCCCGCGGCTGGgagccctcctgcccctccGCTCCCAGCCCCGGCGGGTGCCACCCCGTGGGGCAGGGTCCCCCACTCGGCTCTGGGACGCGGGGATGCCCTTACCGTGAGGCTGGGCCCACGTGCTGCAGCTTGCCAGGGAAGTCCAGCAGGCTCTTCTCCACTCTGGCCGCCTCCTGTGGGTGAGAGGGGCAGCGAGCAGCCCCCACAGGGCCGGGGGCATCCCCAGGGCCCCGGCAGAGCCGCCCACGCCAGAGAGCCAGACCTCGGGGGAACAGCAGAGGTAACTCCCTGTTTGCCTggcggggctggggccagcCCGGGGCATATGCGTCCCCAGCCAGACGTGCTGCCAGGTCGCTGCGGGAGTGACTTGGACCAACACCCGCACTGACCGGGAAGGACAAAAACGTCCTTGAAGGCACACGGGCCTTTGGGGGGGACTATGGCAGCGGTGACAGGAAGGTCCAGACCCGGCCGAGGAGGGACAAGCTGGTGCCGAGGGCAGGAGGGCAGAAGGGAGAGGATGGAGCGCGCCGCAGGCGGCAGCGCCGGCTCCCTGCGGGCAGAAGTGCAGCTGCCACCGGGCAGAGCAGGGGCGAGCATGGGAAAAACGGCACTGGAGCTTGTCTGCCAGGGAAAACAGCCTCCCCCGCACGCGGGCTGGGCGCATCCCTGCCGGGGGAGTGCAGGCAGCGACCTTGCGCAGGGTaggggaggcagcagggtcTCCCCGGGCACATGCAGGTGCCCGCAGCCACGGGCATCCCCCGGCGAGCCCCACTCTGGCTGCACCCCGCTGCTCCCgggcagcaggaggcagccGGGGACAGCCCAGTGGTGGCATGCCAGCTGGAGGCATCAGGCGCACGTGGCCAGGCTGGCCCAGGGCCTTCAGCGGCCGGtgggcagaggagctgccaCAGAGCCCGGCGCCTCCCAGGGCAGCACGGCTTGGCCGGGCCACGCTCCCT
This region includes:
- the TRIM3 gene encoding tripartite motif-containing protein 3 isoform X3 is translated as MEVLQRDPESCGPHPGRGLDPVSAVTGQPLSCPNHEGKVMEFYCEPCETAMCRECTEGEHREHVTVPLRDVVEQHKAALQQQLDAVRSRLPQLAAAIGLVSEISQQLVERKNEAVSEIGSTFEELETALRQRKGLLVRDLEATCGAKQKVLQAQLDALRQGQESILSSCAFTEQALHHGTATEVLLVKKQMSERLSELASQEFPEHPHENAQLDYVVETEGVRKSILNLGVLITTSATAHKTVATGEGLRHAVVGQPSSLSVTTKDKDGELVRSGSASLRFQVTAPDGGAAEAEVQDNKNGTYELLYTPRAEGDFLLSILLYGQPIRGSPFRVRAVKASDVPPSPDDVKRRVKSPSSGHIRQKAVRRPSSMYSSGKKKENPIEDELIFRVGSRGREKGEFTNLQGISTSSSGRIVVADSNNQCVQVFSNEGQFRLRFGVRGRSPGQLQRPTGVTVDMNGDIIIADYDNRWVSIFSPEGKFKTKIGAGRLMGPKGVAVDRNGHIIVVDNKACCVFIFQSNGKLVTKFGSRGTAERQFAGTLDGPHFVAVNNKNEIVVTDFHNHSVKVYNADGEFLFKFGSHGEGNGQFNAPTGVAVDANGNIIVADWGNSRIQVFDSSGSFLSYINTAADPLYGPQGLALTSDGHVVVADSGNHCFKAYRYLQ
- the TRIM3 gene encoding tripartite motif-containing protein 3 isoform X1 — translated: MAKREASASPVVRQIDKQFLVCSICLDRYRNPKVLPCLHTFCERCLQNYIPPQSLTLSCPVCRQTSILPERGVAALQNNFFITNLMEVLQRDPESCGPHPGRGLDPVSAVTGQPLSCPNHEGKVMEFYCEPCETAMCRECTEGEHREHVTVPLRDVVEQHKAALQQQLDAVRSRLPQLAAAIGLVSEISQQLVERKNEAVSEIGSTFEELETALRQRKGLLVRDLEATCGAKQKVLQAQLDALRQGQESILSSCAFTEQALHHGTATEVLLVKKQMSERLSELASQEFPEHPHENAQLDYVVETEGVRKSILNLGVLITTSATAHKTVATGEGLRHAVVGQPSSLSVTTKDKDGELVRSGSASLRFQVTAPDGGAAEAEVQDNKNGTYELLYTPRAEGDFLLSILLYGQPIRGSPFRVRAVKASDVPPSPDDVKRRVKSPSSGHIRQKAVRRPSSMYSSGKKKENPIEDELIFRVGSRGREKGEFTNLQGISTSSSGRIVVADSNNQCVQVFSNEGQFRLRFGVRGRSPGQLQRPTGVTVDMNGDIIIADYDNRWVSIFSPEGKFKTKIGAGRLMGPKGVAVDRNGHIIVVDNKACCVFIFQSNGKLVTKFGSRGTAERQFAGTLDGPHFVAVNNKNEIVVTDFHNHSVKVYNADGEFLFKFGSHGEGNGQFNAPTGVAVDANGNIIVADWGNSRIQVFDSSGSFLSYINTAADPLYGPQGLALTSDGHVVVADSGNHCFKAYRYLQ
- the LOC115353282 gene encoding FH2 domain-containing protein 1-like, whose amino-acid sequence is MGSPRRPAPPPPPAPPALPSPPAAAQGGRLRALHWEPVPAARVRGRRSVWAPRAAPPPLDLPRLRLLFREPRGAAPGQRPPPAAALLEPKRSLALGVFLKQVKRPVCQIVRDIQEGVGAPYGAEKLLELSRMLPSATEVARLRSFPGSPHQLADPELFMLLLTEVPSYTQRLELLVLKEDFFPRLTTLRGSIQTLTEAAVELLECEELHTILHLILSAGNYLNSGGYAGSAAGFRLASLLKVPDTKANEPGLDLLHFVAMEAARVEKSLLDFPGKLQHVGPASRIEVAEVEGELRRLAGQLEGARSLGVEGLGQQLQPFLRAAEEELHGAWDALERMHRAAATTLDFFCEDMAPGGLQDLCAVLHGFAGRLLTAAQENRVREQAQHRRQQLEQERLKRRSIATCSARDVAPRDMGPRGPFPLTPQPSRHSLRSPRPSSEPCLATPRGDDPLGSPGPPGCGSPRLPPARQSPTWPPGAPLAPLRRHTAPALPALPEVGGCDQPSPGAPASRQGGLFESGPELCLPEPPPPGHSLSPCQPCALLQPGQPLPAERGPEQVGVPPAAPGRPPQGLCPARLPAATGGREGARSPPQLRGCGAGAAGLVSGFILPCVPAPVWFVVVCCGNKNLRTSPASCSLGDGHALGVSAAPCCHHARPWRHPAACVRHGTARCWPSCPGGGPVAAAPRPPPPCCGFMALPQRLVLPPQQPRPLPGAAPALARGRVPAERGPPPAPSLCPLLLGWCRPCQAAQRRVMQDPVPPSLAPACPPPHTFRQVSHSRHPAAARGLARPSHGDTRKIPRDPSVPPADRPGPLPQGDGSGRQHRGGDPQPLRLPGRAPPLNSIPSAAPRPLSGAPIPPRGRCRRGGRCRTMAAGAGPGRGLERGAAAAP
- the TRIM3 gene encoding tripartite motif-containing protein 3 isoform X2, with product MAKREASASPVVRQIDKQFLVCSICLDRYRNPKVLPCLHTFCERCLQNYIPPQSLTLSCPVCRQTSILPERGVAALQNNFFITNLMEVLQRDPESCGPHPGRGLDPVSAVTGQPLSCPNHEGKVMEFYCEPCETAMCRECTEGEHREHVTVPLRDVVEQHKAALQQQLDAVRSRLPQLAAAIGLVSEISQQLVERKNEAVSEIGSTFEELETALRQRKGLLVRDLEATCGAKQKVLQAQLDALRQGQESILSSCAFTEQALHHGTATEVLLVKKQMSERLSELASQEFPEHPHENAQLDYVVETEGVRKSILNLGVLITTSATAHKTVATGEGLRHAVVGQPSSLSVTTKDKDGELVRSGSASLRFQVTAPDGGAAEAEVQDNKNGTYELLYTPRAEGDFLLSILLYGQPIRGSPFRVRAVKASDVPPSPDDVKRRVKSPSSGHIRQKAVRRPSSMYSSGKKKENPIEDELIFRVGSRGREKGEFTNLQGISTSSSGRIVVADSNNQCVQVFSNEGQFRLRFGVRGRSPGQLQRPTGVTVDMNGDIIIADYDNRWVSIFSPEGKFKTKIGAGRLMGPKGVAVDRNGHIIVVDNKACCVFIFQSNGKLVTKFGSRGTAERQFAGPHFVAVNNKNEIVVTDFHNHSVKVYNADGEFLFKFGSHGEGNGQFNAPTGVAVDANGNIIVADWGNSRIQVFDSSGSFLSYINTAADPLYGPQGLALTSDGHVVVADSGNHCFKAYRYLQ